From a single Paenibacillus sp. FSL W8-0426 genomic region:
- the hemC gene encoding hydroxymethylbilane synthase, whose product MRTIKVGSRQSALALTQTGHVIDDLRSISKREGLEFDFEVHKIVTKGDLILDVTLSKVGGKGLFVKEIEQAMLDHTIDMAVHSMKDMPSELPEGLINGAVPRRVDPRDALISGKGLTLDQLPEGARVGTSSLRRSSQIKAYRPDLQLESLRGNIDSRLRKLETEGLDAIILAAAGLHRMGWQDRITEYLNEGQSLPAVGQGALGIECREDDAELRHLLSLYNDQETALPVMAERRFLSVLNGGCQVPIGAHAVWTKQEVDSPDGQNTLQLTGMVGTPDGGLILKETLTGKDPVRLGEEVAWRLIERGAEQILAEVRG is encoded by the coding sequence ATGAGAACCATTAAAGTGGGAAGCAGGCAAAGTGCCTTGGCATTGACCCAAACGGGTCACGTCATCGACGATTTGCGCAGCATAAGCAAACGCGAGGGGCTGGAGTTCGATTTTGAGGTCCATAAGATCGTCACCAAAGGGGACCTTATTCTGGATGTAACGCTCTCCAAGGTTGGCGGCAAAGGCCTCTTCGTCAAAGAAATCGAACAGGCCATGCTGGATCATACGATCGACATGGCGGTGCACAGCATGAAAGACATGCCGTCAGAATTGCCGGAAGGACTCATCAACGGGGCGGTTCCCCGTCGCGTCGATCCCCGGGATGCGCTGATTTCAGGCAAAGGTCTTACACTGGATCAGCTGCCCGAAGGCGCGCGGGTCGGCACAAGCAGCCTGCGGCGTTCCAGCCAGATCAAAGCCTACCGTCCTGACCTTCAGCTGGAATCGCTGCGCGGAAATATCGATTCCCGCCTGCGCAAGCTGGAGACCGAAGGTTTGGATGCCATCATTTTGGCGGCGGCAGGATTGCACCGGATGGGCTGGCAGGATCGCATTACCGAATATCTGAACGAGGGGCAGTCGCTTCCGGCTGTAGGACAAGGTGCGCTGGGCATCGAATGCCGTGAGGACGACGCGGAGCTTCGCCACTTGCTGAGCCTTTATAACGATCAGGAGACAGCGCTGCCGGTAATGGCCGAGCGACGGTTTCTCAGCGTGCTGAACGGTGGATGCCAGGTTCCGATCGGTGCACATGCCGTCTGGACGAAACAAGAAGTGGATTCCCCCGATGGACAAAACACGTTACAATTAACGGGAATGGTCGGTACGCCGGATGGCGGACTGATTTTGAAGGAGACTCTTACCGGCAAGGACCCGGTTCGCCTCGGAGAAGAAGTGGCCTGGAGACTGATTGAACGGGGAGCAGAGCAGATACTGGCAGAAGTTAGGGGATGA
- the hemB gene encoding porphobilinogen synthase codes for MSFPIVRHRRLRQSAGIRNMVRETHLSVDDFIQPIYVIYGENVKSEIKSMPGVFRFSLDRLKEEVTEIVELGIPAVLLFGIPETKDSVGTSGFADDGIVQEATRLIKSWYPELIVVADTCLCEYTDHGHCGMVHTTEVDGHVCGDVMNDESLELLVKTAVSQAKAGADIIAPSNMMDGFVQAIRAGLDENGFSHIPIMSYSVKYASAFYGPFREAADSTPQFGDRKSYQMDPANVREAIREAETDVLEGADMLMVKPSLSYLDVMRTIKDQFDLPLVAYNVSGEYAMVKAAAMQGWIDEKKVAMEILLSMKRAGADMIITYHGKDACRWLAEK; via the coding sequence ATGAGTTTTCCGATTGTACGTCATCGCCGTTTGCGCCAGTCAGCGGGCATTCGCAATATGGTGAGAGAAACACATCTGTCGGTGGATGATTTCATCCAGCCGATTTACGTTATTTATGGAGAGAACGTCAAATCCGAGATCAAATCGATGCCCGGCGTATTCCGGTTCTCGTTGGACCGACTTAAGGAAGAGGTCACCGAAATTGTTGAACTTGGAATCCCGGCCGTCTTATTGTTCGGCATTCCGGAAACGAAGGATAGTGTAGGCACTTCCGGTTTCGCCGATGACGGCATCGTGCAGGAAGCGACGCGTTTGATCAAATCCTGGTATCCCGAACTGATCGTTGTAGCGGATACCTGCCTGTGCGAATATACCGATCACGGCCACTGCGGCATGGTGCATACCACCGAAGTGGACGGGCATGTATGCGGCGATGTGATGAATGATGAATCGCTGGAGCTGTTGGTCAAAACCGCGGTATCCCAAGCGAAGGCGGGGGCGGATATCATCGCACCTTCCAACATGATGGACGGTTTCGTGCAAGCCATCCGGGCGGGACTGGACGAAAATGGCTTCAGCCATATTCCGATTATGTCCTATTCCGTTAAATACGCCTCCGCCTTCTATGGTCCGTTCCGTGAGGCTGCCGATTCCACGCCGCAATTCGGGGACCGCAAATCATATCAGATGGACCCGGCTAACGTCCGGGAAGCCATTCGCGAAGCGGAGACAGATGTACTCGAAGGCGCTGATATGCTGATGGTGAAGCCATCCCTTTCCTACCTGGACGTCATGCGCACGATCAAGGATCAATTCGACTTGCCGCTGGTTGCTTATAATGTGAGCGGTGAATACGCGATGGTCAAAGCGGCTGCGATGCAAGGTTGGATCGATGAGAAAAAAGTGGCCATGGAAATCCTGCTCAGCATGAAACGTGCCGGCGCGGACATGATCATAACGTATCATGGCAAGGACGCTTGCCGCTGGCTTGCCGAGAAATAA
- the cobA gene encoding uroporphyrinogen-III C-methyltransferase, with translation MVGKVFLVGAGPGDAKLITVKGWESIGKADAVVYDRLASPRLLKLMKPGAVKIYVGKRPDRHTMKQEEINQLLVDLALEGKVVVRLKGGDPTIFGRVGEEADLLRKNGVPYEIVPGVTAAISVPAYAGIPVTHRDYASSISIITGHESPDKLDRSIHWDKVTNATGTLVFMMGVAKIGYISEQLIKHGRPPETPVALVRWGTRAEQDTLTGTLADIEAKVLAADFQPPAVIVVGDVVKQREQLKWAEFMPLFGKRILVTRARSQASELVNRIEELGGEPYEFPVIETVMPTNEAALHGVEQAFHQLDAYDWVFFTSVNGVEFFFRHLEQQGKDIRSMYKARIAAVGPSTAEALRKRGIAAELIPGPFQAEGMLDAYENELIQGQKVLLPHGDLARSWLPEQLRERGLEVTEAIIYDTVLAGENDDELLKLLEEGGIHAVTFTSSSTVTNFMEMLKRMGLSDPLPLLKNVEIACIGPVTAKTAEKAGLHVTMMAKEATMESLISALCEWQRKPVLAGKDSR, from the coding sequence ATGGTGGGAAAGGTGTTTTTGGTTGGTGCTGGTCCAGGGGACGCAAAGCTGATCACGGTTAAAGGATGGGAATCCATCGGCAAGGCGGATGCGGTTGTTTATGATCGTTTGGCCAGTCCGCGATTGCTCAAGCTGATGAAGCCTGGCGCAGTTAAAATATATGTGGGCAAACGGCCGGACAGACACACGATGAAGCAGGAAGAGATCAATCAGCTGCTTGTCGATCTTGCACTTGAAGGCAAAGTTGTGGTCCGTCTTAAAGGCGGAGATCCCACAATATTCGGACGGGTAGGCGAAGAAGCCGATTTGCTGCGCAAAAACGGCGTTCCTTACGAAATCGTACCTGGCGTAACCGCAGCGATTAGCGTGCCTGCGTATGCAGGCATTCCTGTGACCCATCGCGATTACGCCTCATCCATCTCCATCATTACGGGCCATGAAAGCCCGGACAAGCTGGACCGGAGCATTCATTGGGATAAAGTGACGAACGCTACGGGTACCCTGGTATTTATGATGGGCGTAGCGAAAATCGGTTATATCAGCGAGCAGCTCATCAAACACGGCAGACCGCCGGAAACGCCGGTAGCGCTGGTGCGTTGGGGGACAAGGGCCGAGCAGGACACGCTCACGGGTACGCTGGCGGACATTGAGGCTAAAGTGCTCGCTGCCGATTTCCAGCCGCCGGCAGTCATCGTCGTTGGTGATGTCGTCAAGCAGCGGGAACAATTGAAGTGGGCGGAATTCATGCCGCTCTTTGGCAAGCGGATTCTGGTAACCCGGGCGCGCAGCCAGGCGAGCGAACTGGTGAACCGCATCGAAGAGCTTGGCGGGGAGCCTTATGAGTTCCCGGTCATCGAAACGGTGATGCCAACGAACGAGGCTGCTTTACATGGCGTAGAGCAAGCCTTTCATCAGCTGGATGCTTATGATTGGGTGTTTTTTACGAGTGTTAACGGCGTCGAATTTTTCTTCCGCCATTTGGAGCAGCAGGGCAAAGACATTCGTTCCATGTACAAAGCGAGAATTGCTGCGGTAGGCCCGTCCACGGCGGAAGCCTTGCGCAAACGCGGCATTGCTGCCGAGCTGATTCCCGGACCGTTCCAGGCCGAAGGCATGCTTGACGCCTATGAAAACGAACTGATCCAGGGGCAAAAAGTACTGCTTCCGCACGGCGACCTCGCCAGGTCGTGGCTGCCCGAGCAGCTGCGGGAACGTGGGCTTGAGGTCACCGAGGCGATAATCTACGATACGGTGCTTGCGGGCGAGAACGACGACGAGCTGCTGAAGCTGCTTGAAGAAGGCGGAATTCATGCGGTGACGTTCACCAGTTCTTCCACCGTGACGAACTTTATGGAAATGTTAAAGCGCATGGGGTTGTCCGATCCGCTGCCGCTGCTGAAAAACGTGGAAATTGCGTGCATTGGGCCGGTTACAGCCAAAACGGCCGAGAAGGCCGGATTGCATGTAACGATGATGGCGAAAGAAGCGACGATGGAGAGCCTGATTTCGGCACTGTGCGAGTGGCAAAGAAAGCCTGTGCTTGCAGGCAAGGATTCACGTTGA
- a CDS encoding bifunctional precorrin-2 dehydrogenase/sirohydrochlorin ferrochelatase, which translates to MECYTPLFVDAAGKTCCVIGGGRVAERKVRGLLNTGAKIKVISPDATPELKQLHQDSRIEWMARAYRNGDLRGAFLVYAATDREDVNLSVVKEAMAENILVNDAMSSERSTFTTPSVVRRGRMSIAISTAGAGPAAAAAIRAALEEQFGDEYETYIEFLHRMRKEVKARVPSPRKRAILLRSLTEMNLLEDIRSGRFKWWTEEEIGSWISRNSGGDVEHENH; encoded by the coding sequence ATGGAGTGTTACACGCCGCTCTTTGTAGATGCAGCCGGGAAGACCTGCTGCGTAATCGGCGGAGGCCGCGTTGCTGAGCGGAAGGTCAGAGGACTTCTGAATACGGGGGCCAAAATTAAAGTCATTAGTCCGGACGCGACGCCGGAATTGAAACAATTGCATCAGGATTCCCGAATCGAATGGATGGCCCGGGCCTACCGCAACGGAGATTTGCGGGGGGCCTTTCTCGTATATGCGGCTACAGACCGGGAAGACGTCAACTTGTCCGTGGTCAAGGAGGCAATGGCTGAAAATATTCTGGTCAACGATGCGATGTCATCCGAACGGAGTACATTCACCACCCCGAGCGTGGTCAGACGGGGGAGAATGAGCATTGCGATTTCCACTGCCGGAGCAGGTCCGGCCGCAGCTGCGGCAATCCGTGCCGCGTTGGAAGAGCAGTTCGGCGATGAATACGAAACATATATCGAATTCCTTCATCGGATGCGCAAGGAAGTGAAGGCGCGTGTGCCATCTCCCCGGAAACGGGCGATCTTGCTGCGAAGCTTGACCGAGATGAATCTACTGGAGGACATTCGTTCCGGCCGGTTCAAGTGGTGGACGGAAGAAGAAATCGGGAGCTGGATATCCCGTAATTCAGGAGGGGACGTAGAACATGAGAACCATTAA
- the ccsA gene encoding cytochrome c biogenesis protein CcsA, whose product MYALSLLFYFSDCIRRNVGAKRTGLGFLIVVWLLQVTHIVMRMWTEGHFPIYTTFDFLCIFSFSLVLMSLAMTRIPRSEFAILLLNIVGFAVTVLNRLWFTAGEISLHNWQTVHGLLIMHITLANLGFAALTVAAVFALLYMFLHRKLKSKKWNETMRRLPSLEVISKTMDGATLIGTPLLGVSVVLAVLSIVAETRWMLLLDLKVLATGLAIAIYIGYFISKRRKQFSAIVMARWTLIGYGLVIISFLSNAYSAFHRWTGE is encoded by the coding sequence ATGTATGCCCTGAGCCTTCTGTTCTATTTCTCGGATTGCATTCGACGCAATGTGGGGGCGAAGCGGACGGGCTTGGGGTTTCTTATCGTTGTATGGTTGCTCCAGGTAACGCATATCGTGATGCGTATGTGGACCGAGGGGCATTTTCCCATTTATACGACCTTTGATTTTCTTTGCATCTTTTCGTTCAGCCTTGTATTGATGTCTTTGGCGATGACCCGGATTCCGCGTTCGGAATTTGCGATCCTGCTGCTGAACATCGTTGGGTTTGCGGTCACCGTGCTGAACAGATTGTGGTTTACGGCCGGCGAAATTTCGCTCCATAATTGGCAAACGGTACACGGTCTGTTGATTATGCACATTACGCTTGCCAATCTGGGGTTTGCGGCTTTGACCGTAGCTGCCGTGTTTGCCTTGCTTTACATGTTCCTGCATCGCAAGCTGAAAAGCAAAAAATGGAATGAAACGATGCGTCGTTTGCCCAGTCTTGAAGTGATCAGCAAAACCATGGATGGAGCCACACTGATCGGAACGCCGCTCTTAGGTGTATCGGTCGTGCTGGCCGTGTTGTCCATCGTGGCGGAAACCCGCTGGATGCTGCTGCTGGATTTGAAGGTGTTGGCCACCGGCCTGGCCATCGCGATCTATATCGGGTATTTTATCTCCAAAAGAAGAAAGCAGTTCTCCGCGATCGTTATGGCAAGATGGACGCTGATCGGTTATGGTTTGGTCATCATAAGCTTTTTATCCAATGCATATTCGGCATTTCATCGTTGGACGGGAGAGTGA
- the hemL gene encoding glutamate-1-semialdehyde 2,1-aminomutase — protein MTAQQGSRRNDERSRSAFEEAKQYIPGGVNSPVRAFKSVGLTPIYAERGEGSKIYDIDGNEFIDYVASWGPLIMGHAHPDVVEALRETALKGTSFGAPTLIETEMAKLVCERVPSIDIVRMVNSGTEATMSAIRLARGVTGRSKILKFEGSYHGHADSLLIKAGSGVATLGLPDSPGVPEGVASNTITVPYNDLESVSLAFERYGEELAAVIVEPVAGNMGVVPPLPGFLEGLRSLTEQYGSLLIFDEVMTGFRVGLNCAQGRFGVTPDLTCLGKVIGGGLPVGAYGGRRDLMEQIAPTGPIYQAGTLSGNPLAMTAGYTTLKLLTPEVYDRLETLSARLQSGFEQNAAEAGIPVTINRVGSMVCPFFTGTPVTSYDIAKESNLDHFRRYFASMIDQGVSVAPSQFEGMFVSGVHTEQDIDDTIEANRKALQSL, from the coding sequence ATGACCGCACAACAAGGAAGCCGTCGGAACGACGAGCGCTCCCGCAGCGCATTCGAGGAAGCCAAGCAGTACATACCCGGTGGAGTGAACAGTCCGGTTCGCGCATTCAAATCGGTTGGATTGACGCCAATCTATGCAGAGCGCGGCGAAGGCTCCAAAATCTACGATATCGACGGGAACGAATTCATCGATTATGTCGCTTCCTGGGGACCGCTGATTATGGGGCATGCCCATCCCGATGTTGTTGAAGCTTTGCGCGAGACTGCCCTGAAAGGGACGAGCTTTGGGGCTCCAACGCTCATCGAGACGGAAATGGCCAAGCTCGTGTGCGAGCGCGTACCTTCGATCGACATCGTGCGCATGGTCAATTCGGGTACGGAAGCGACGATGAGTGCGATCCGCTTGGCTCGCGGCGTGACCGGCCGCAGCAAAATTTTGAAATTCGAGGGCTCCTATCACGGACATGCGGACAGCCTGCTGATCAAAGCCGGATCGGGCGTGGCCACGCTTGGATTGCCGGATAGCCCTGGCGTGCCCGAAGGTGTAGCAAGCAATACGATTACGGTTCCGTACAATGATCTGGAATCCGTAAGCCTGGCATTCGAGCGTTATGGTGAGGAGCTTGCCGCCGTGATCGTGGAGCCCGTGGCCGGAAACATGGGCGTTGTGCCGCCGCTGCCGGGATTTCTTGAAGGGCTGCGCAGCCTGACGGAACAATACGGCAGTTTGCTTATTTTCGATGAAGTGATGACAGGCTTCCGGGTTGGCTTGAACTGTGCCCAAGGACGCTTTGGGGTAACGCCTGACCTGACTTGTCTCGGCAAAGTGATTGGCGGCGGTTTGCCTGTTGGAGCCTACGGCGGCAGACGGGACCTGATGGAGCAGATCGCGCCGACCGGACCGATCTACCAGGCCGGAACGCTTAGCGGCAATCCGCTTGCGATGACTGCCGGATATACAACTTTGAAGCTGCTTACGCCCGAAGTTTATGATCGGCTTGAAACGCTATCTGCACGCCTGCAGTCCGGATTCGAGCAAAATGCGGCGGAAGCCGGCATTCCGGTCACGATCAACCGGGTCGGCTCCATGGTCTGCCCGTTCTTTACGGGGACTCCGGTGACGAGCTATGACATAGCCAAAGAAAGCAATCTGGATCATTTCCGTCGCTACTTTGCATCCATGATCGATCAAGGTGTCAGCGTGGCACCGTCCCAGTTTGAGGGCATGTTCGTATCGGGCGTGCACACGGAACAAGACATCGACGACACGATCGAGGCAAACCGCAAGGCATTGCAATCGCTATGA